From a single Sporosarcina oncorhynchi genomic region:
- the recG gene encoding ATP-dependent DNA helicase RecG: MTPSIHDSVLNLKGVGKASAEQLQKLGIGTIEQLIDTFPYRHEDFRLKNLAETPHNERVTIEGRVESEPSVLFLGKNRSRMQVRLLAGNHLIKAVFFNQHYLKDRMSIGATITVTGKWDRGRQVINVSNFNMGPKADQADFEPVYSLKNVMHQKTFRKYMRQALDLCVNEMEDALPVSLREAYMLPAIGEALEMVHFPKSPVDVKQARRRFVYEELLEFQLKMIYLKNKRKEDERGTQIDYDLDRLKAFISSLPFELTGAQKRVVNELCAEMKSPVRMNRLLQGDVGSGKTVVAAIALFGAITASFQGALMAPTEILAEQHADSLSEWLEPFGVTIAFLSGSTKSKTRKIILEQLSKGEIDLIIGTHALIQPDVEFAKLGLVITDEQHRFGVEQRRVLREKGLSPDVLFMTATPIPRTLAITAFGEMDVSILDEMPAGRKKIETYWLKEDSLLPVLQKMEKELQAGRQSYVICPLIEESDKLDVQNAVDVHAQLTAHFAGRYTVGLMHGRLLPAEKDEIMRDFSDGKIDCLVSTTVVEVGVNVPNATFMLIYDATRFGLAQLHQLRGRVGRGADQSYCVLLADPKNEEGKERMQSMTETNDGFLLAEKDLELRGAGDFFGRKQSGMPEFKMADLVHDFRALETARKDAEDMLASTAFWTEDAYAKLRTNLKKSGALSQERID, encoded by the coding sequence GTGACACCGTCAATTCATGATTCGGTTCTGAATTTGAAAGGTGTCGGCAAAGCATCGGCTGAACAACTTCAAAAACTAGGAATCGGTACAATTGAACAATTGATCGACACATTTCCGTATCGTCATGAAGACTTCAGACTCAAAAATCTCGCCGAAACACCACATAATGAACGTGTCACGATTGAAGGAAGGGTCGAAAGCGAGCCTTCCGTTCTTTTTTTAGGGAAAAACCGTTCACGCATGCAAGTACGTCTGCTAGCAGGAAATCATTTAATCAAAGCTGTCTTTTTCAATCAACATTATTTGAAAGACAGAATGAGCATTGGAGCGACCATTACAGTTACAGGTAAATGGGACCGCGGCAGGCAAGTAATCAATGTAAGTAATTTCAATATGGGACCGAAGGCAGATCAGGCCGATTTTGAACCAGTCTATAGTTTGAAAAATGTTATGCATCAAAAGACATTTCGTAAATATATGAGACAGGCGCTAGATCTTTGTGTGAATGAAATGGAAGATGCACTTCCTGTTTCATTGCGGGAAGCATATATGCTTCCCGCAATTGGAGAAGCGTTAGAAATGGTCCATTTCCCGAAATCCCCTGTAGATGTAAAGCAAGCGAGAAGAAGATTCGTTTACGAAGAACTATTGGAATTTCAATTGAAAATGATTTACCTGAAGAACAAAAGGAAAGAAGACGAAAGAGGCACTCAGATAGACTATGATCTTGATCGCTTGAAAGCATTTATTTCTTCGTTGCCTTTCGAACTAACTGGTGCACAAAAAAGGGTTGTCAACGAGCTGTGTGCTGAAATGAAAAGTCCGGTAAGGATGAACCGGTTGCTTCAAGGCGATGTGGGTTCAGGAAAGACAGTCGTTGCGGCTATCGCATTGTTCGGTGCTATTACAGCATCTTTTCAGGGAGCGCTAATGGCTCCGACGGAAATCCTTGCAGAGCAGCATGCAGACTCACTTTCGGAGTGGCTTGAACCATTTGGAGTTACGATTGCATTCCTTTCAGGGTCGACTAAAAGCAAAACACGCAAAATCATTTTGGAACAATTGTCAAAAGGTGAAATCGATTTAATTATTGGTACACATGCGTTGATTCAACCTGACGTAGAATTTGCAAAACTTGGCCTTGTTATAACAGATGAACAGCACCGTTTCGGAGTCGAACAGCGACGTGTGCTGCGTGAAAAAGGGCTTAGCCCGGATGTTCTTTTCATGACGGCAACGCCGATTCCTAGAACGTTGGCGATAACCGCATTTGGAGAAATGGATGTATCGATTTTAGACGAAATGCCGGCCGGACGAAAAAAAATTGAGACATATTGGTTGAAAGAAGACTCCTTATTGCCTGTTCTGCAAAAGATGGAGAAAGAATTGCAAGCCGGCAGGCAATCTTATGTCATTTGTCCACTCATTGAGGAGTCTGACAAATTGGATGTCCAAAATGCGGTGGATGTACATGCTCAGCTAACTGCCCATTTTGCTGGCCGCTACACAGTTGGTCTGATGCACGGCAGACTCCTTCCTGCTGAAAAAGATGAAATCATGCGTGATTTCAGCGACGGGAAAATAGACTGCCTTGTTTCGACGACTGTAGTGGAGGTGGGGGTCAATGTTCCCAATGCGACTTTCATGCTCATTTATGATGCCACACGTTTCGGACTCGCACAGCTTCATCAGTTAAGAGGTCGAGTTGGCAGAGGAGCCGATCAGTCTTATTGTGTTCTCTTGGCTGACCCGAAAAACGAGGAAGGTAAAGAACGGATGCAGTCGATGACTGAAACGAATGATGGTTTCCTTTTGGCGGAAAAAGATCTGGAACTCCGAGGTGCCGGAGACTTTTTTGGCAGAAAACAAAGCGGCATGCCGGAATTTAAGATGGCGGATCTTGTACATGATTTTAGAGCACTCGAAACAGCTAGAAAAGACGCCGAAGACATGTTGGCGTCAACTGCTTTTTGGACTGAAGATGCGTATGCAAAATTACGCACGAATCTCAAAAAATCAGGCGCTCTATCACAAGAACGTATAGACTGA